From the Oleiphilus messinensis genome, one window contains:
- the pstC gene encoding phosphate ABC transporter permease subunit PstC: MFDIEPARYRQRHRERLIIGLLIIASAISIITTIGILFSILFQAIEFFQLKSLWYFLTGTEWYVHGGDSKFGALPIFAGTFMITVIALLVAIPVGLGSAIYMSEYANAHLRKLLKPMLEVLAGIPTVVYGFFAALTVAPAMVEFFSWFGVDATFNSALACGVVMGVMIIPVISSLCDDVLRAVPNNQRNASYALGLTQSETIRSIILPAAMPGIISASLLGFSKAIGETMIVVMAAGLRPNLSWNPLEDMTTVTVRIVDALVGDHAFDSPQTLSAFALGLILFTITLLLNVVSVIQIRRFKAKYKVNTL; the protein is encoded by the coding sequence TTGTTTGATATAGAACCTGCACGATACCGGCAACGACACCGGGAACGCCTGATTATTGGCCTTTTGATTATCGCCTCGGCCATTTCCATCATTACCACCATCGGTATTTTGTTTTCCATTCTGTTTCAGGCCATTGAGTTTTTCCAACTGAAAAGCCTCTGGTATTTCCTGACAGGCACAGAATGGTATGTCCACGGCGGAGACAGTAAATTCGGTGCATTACCGATTTTCGCCGGTACGTTTATGATCACAGTTATTGCACTCCTGGTTGCGATACCGGTCGGCCTGGGCAGTGCGATCTACATGAGCGAATATGCCAATGCTCATTTGCGCAAGTTACTGAAACCCATGCTGGAAGTACTGGCCGGTATTCCTACAGTAGTGTATGGTTTTTTTGCCGCATTAACTGTGGCTCCCGCCATGGTGGAGTTCTTCTCATGGTTCGGCGTTGACGCAACATTTAACAGTGCACTTGCCTGTGGTGTAGTCATGGGCGTGATGATTATTCCCGTTATCTCATCGTTGTGTGATGATGTATTACGCGCGGTTCCCAATAATCAGCGAAATGCTTCTTATGCGCTGGGACTGACCCAAAGCGAAACGATTCGCAGCATTATTCTACCTGCAGCCATGCCGGGCATTATCTCCGCTTCACTACTGGGCTTTTCCAAAGCGATTGGAGAAACCATGATTGTAGTGATGGCAGCGGGTTTACGACCCAATCTGTCCTGGAACCCTCTGGAAGACATGACGACCGTTACGGTCAGAATTGTCGACGCTCTCGTCGGCGATCATGCTTTCGATTCACCCCAAACCTTATCGGCGTTTGCGCTGGGTCTGATATTGTTCACCATCACCCTGCTGCTTAATGTGGTTTCAGTAATCCAGATCCGCCGCTTCAAAGCCAAGTACAAGGTGAATACACTATGA
- a CDS encoding DUF4214 domain-containing protein, producing the protein MNTELPKKRLFNSRKRLLSALMLPLMSGMANAECTTGDFSAAEESVLGAYIAYYGRPADPAGLSFWAGELQNNGGDLSGIIEAFGNSPEFEERFGSLEARELVDNLFVQLFGRSADEAGLNFWVEQYENGLSLQAISLEILGGARNDDQTIINNRLSVSQHYVAGLDGKTVITAPSGNDLADLIAGVTVDTATSSSACSSVDTLIAQATTGGGTGPGTASYVAENKELKGDFTESVTLESGEIYGIDGEVNFLEGTTLTIPAGTKLFGMSGSSYLAINRGAKIMAQGTRDNPIVFTSAEDIVGTAGQNDQGQWGGLTILGQSTNNKGERTYEAGTQKYGPKDGVTIEDDNSGVLEYVMIKYSGFEVEVDKELNGLSLGSVGSGTTLNNIAIIGSADDGIELWGGTVNVNNLYVYNAGDDSLDTDQGYTGTLDNVLVQQVVVDDEIDSRAIEADSFDEIEAGDPIAMPTLRNATLDTIGRAIRLREGTGYVFDNVQVNVKQSSADPASESYNQDIAAIRISDDVTFNGANIIVLDGGLGIKNEAVELSVSDSAAGDITANGLIANGKGLYRDQATADYFAALTNVHATVGISGDMVDEGLLDSDGSAFQAEVASDNILAGADKAQFDWAIQSSEDKPVEFLEGDITQDMTLSNANQYAINGEVNVIAPATLTIEAGTTLFGVTGSSYLAVNRGAKIIADGTAAQPIVFTSAQDVAGQNTGDEQGQWGGLTILGQSTNNRGERTYEAGTQKYGPMDGVTIEDDNSGILRYVVVKYSGFEVEKDKELNGISLGSVGSGTIIENIASIGSADDGIEFWGGTVSVNGLYIYNAGDDSLDTDQGYTGTMENVFVEQNIVDDEVDSRVIEADGLNETDVAELMSKPVLVNAILNAKGRAIRLREGTGYVFNNVQVTITDSTDADTAAIRISNQNTFDQAQIETAGAGLAIKNTVNASAIYRDADTEAYFNGLSNVFVDDNTTLDVTEYDRSWIPGWTK; encoded by the coding sequence ATGAACACAGAACTGCCGAAAAAACGATTGTTTAATTCAAGGAAACGTTTGCTTTCCGCTCTGATGCTTCCCCTGATGAGCGGCATGGCAAATGCAGAATGTACAACAGGTGATTTTTCTGCAGCAGAAGAATCGGTTCTGGGTGCGTACATCGCTTACTACGGTCGTCCTGCAGATCCAGCAGGATTGTCCTTCTGGGCAGGTGAACTGCAAAATAACGGCGGTGACCTGAGCGGCATTATCGAAGCGTTTGGTAACTCACCTGAGTTTGAAGAGCGTTTTGGCAGCCTGGAAGCACGTGAGCTGGTAGACAACCTGTTTGTTCAGTTGTTTGGCCGTTCCGCAGATGAAGCCGGTCTGAATTTCTGGGTAGAGCAATACGAGAATGGACTGTCTCTGCAAGCGATCTCTCTGGAAATTCTGGGTGGCGCACGTAACGATGACCAAACCATCATCAACAACCGTCTGTCTGTATCACAACACTACGTTGCAGGGCTGGACGGCAAAACCGTTATCACAGCGCCTTCCGGCAACGATCTGGCAGATCTGATTGCAGGTGTAACTGTCGACACAGCAACATCCAGCAGTGCTTGCTCTTCAGTAGATACCCTGATCGCACAAGCCACTACCGGCGGCGGCACGGGCCCGGGTACCGCATCTTACGTTGCTGAAAACAAAGAATTGAAAGGTGACTTCACCGAAAGCGTAACCCTGGAAAGTGGTGAAATTTACGGGATCGACGGCGAAGTAAACTTCCTGGAAGGCACGACGCTGACCATTCCAGCAGGTACCAAACTGTTTGGTATGTCTGGCAGTTCTTACCTGGCGATTAACCGTGGCGCAAAAATCATGGCGCAAGGTACCCGTGATAACCCAATTGTTTTCACCTCGGCAGAAGACATCGTTGGCACTGCAGGTCAGAACGATCAGGGTCAATGGGGTGGTTTGACCATTCTGGGTCAATCGACCAACAACAAAGGTGAGCGTACTTACGAAGCGGGTACTCAGAAATACGGTCCTAAAGATGGCGTAACCATCGAAGACGACAACAGCGGTGTACTGGAATACGTGATGATCAAGTACTCCGGCTTCGAAGTTGAAGTGGATAAAGAATTGAATGGTCTGTCCCTGGGTTCTGTGGGATCCGGCACGACCCTCAACAACATTGCAATCATCGGTTCTGCAGATGATGGTATCGAACTCTGGGGCGGCACGGTCAACGTAAATAACCTTTACGTTTACAACGCGGGGGATGACTCACTGGATACAGACCAGGGCTACACTGGAACGCTGGACAACGTATTGGTTCAACAAGTTGTCGTTGACGACGAAATCGACTCTCGCGCCATTGAAGCAGACAGCTTCGACGAAATTGAAGCAGGCGACCCAATTGCGATGCCAACGCTGCGTAATGCGACGCTGGATACCATTGGTCGTGCGATCCGTTTGCGTGAAGGGACTGGCTACGTATTCGACAACGTTCAGGTTAACGTAAAACAAAGCTCTGCAGATCCAGCATCTGAAAGCTACAACCAAGACATCGCGGCAATCCGTATCAGTGACGACGTCACCTTCAACGGTGCCAACATCATCGTTCTGGACGGTGGTCTGGGGATCAAAAACGAAGCGGTTGAATTGTCTGTAAGCGATTCAGCGGCCGGTGACATTACTGCAAACGGTCTGATTGCAAATGGTAAAGGTCTGTACCGAGACCAAGCGACTGCCGACTACTTCGCGGCATTGACCAACGTACACGCGACCGTGGGTATCTCTGGCGATATGGTTGACGAAGGTCTGTTGGACAGCGACGGCTCAGCATTCCAGGCAGAAGTGGCTTCCGACAACATTTTGGCTGGTGCTGACAAAGCGCAATTCGATTGGGCGATTCAAAGCTCTGAAGACAAGCCTGTTGAATTCCTGGAAGGTGACATCACTCAGGACATGACTCTGTCAAACGCAAACCAGTATGCAATCAACGGTGAAGTAAACGTTATTGCTCCAGCGACCCTGACCATCGAAGCGGGTACAACACTGTTCGGTGTGACCGGTTCATCTTACCTGGCAGTTAACCGCGGTGCGAAAATCATCGCTGACGGTACAGCTGCACAGCCTATCGTGTTCACGTCTGCACAGGATGTTGCAGGCCAGAACACCGGTGACGAGCAAGGTCAGTGGGGTGGTTTGACTATTCTGGGTCAATCAACCAACAACCGTGGCGAGCGCACTTATGAAGCGGGCACACAAAAATACGGTCCTATGGATGGCGTAACCATCGAAGACGATAACAGCGGTATCCTGCGCTATGTTGTCGTGAAATACTCCGGTTTCGAAGTTGAAAAAGACAAGGAACTGAATGGTATTTCTCTGGGTTCTGTAGGTTCTGGCACCATCATCGAAAACATCGCATCGATCGGCTCTGCTGATGACGGTATCGAGTTCTGGGGTGGCACGGTTAGCGTCAACGGTTTGTACATCTACAATGCCGGCGACGACAGCCTGGATACCGACCAGGGTTACACCGGCACAATGGAGAACGTTTTCGTTGAACAGAACATCGTTGATGACGAAGTTGATTCCCGTGTAATCGAAGCTGACGGCCTGAACGAAACGGACGTTGCTGAACTGATGTCCAAGCCTGTACTGGTTAACGCAATCCTGAATGCGAAGGGTCGTGCGATCCGCCTGCGTGAAGGTACCGGTTACGTTTTCAACAACGTTCAAGTCACCATCACCGATTCAACTGATGCAGATACTGCAGCTATCCGAATCAGCAACCAGAACACCTTCGATCAGGCTCAAATCGAGACTGCAGGTGCAGGTCTGGCCATCAAAAATACCGTTAACGCTTCTGCAATCTACCGCGATGCAGACACTGAGGCTTACTTCAATGGCCTGAGCAACGTATTTGTTGATGACAACACCACACTGGATGTAACGGAATACGATCGTAGCTGGATCCCTGGCTGGACCAAGTAA
- a CDS encoding helix-turn-helix transcriptional regulator yields MNSLLAQIKKRRIALALKQHDMMLRVGMSRQQYQRLESKGNPRLDTLELVAKGLKSELLLIPQEKLNAVLAVLADDTMASTQPSQSVKEESKSLADDPWQGLLGENE; encoded by the coding sequence ATGAACTCACTACTCGCACAGATCAAAAAGCGTCGTATAGCGCTAGCACTCAAGCAGCACGATATGATGCTGCGGGTTGGTATGTCGCGGCAACAATATCAGCGACTGGAATCGAAAGGCAATCCACGCCTAGACACCCTTGAACTGGTTGCTAAAGGCCTGAAAAGTGAATTGCTGCTGATACCACAGGAAAAGTTAAATGCTGTGCTGGCAGTATTGGCTGACGATACCATGGCATCAACTCAGCCAAGTCAGTCGGTCAAAGAAGAAAGTAAGTCATTAGCCGATGATCCATGGCAAGGATTGCTGGGAGAAAACGAGTGA
- a CDS encoding type II toxin-antitoxin system HipA family toxin, protein MSSNTKDEVRVLGLSIHGVLIGYLAGYKNGRNVLSISDTFQNTPERPTFSLITHPKFPNAAKIMAEPWSRNQRLHPVLSNLLPEGALRELIAQGLKVHVDNEFYIFSYLGRDLPGAIEAIPMEPEDVPEYVLSTHGKAAAVKFDNLAQNNRFSLAGVQMKFSMKEKDGRYNISKGGVLGDWIIKTPSTKHKFVPLNEYTAMALAGLVGVDIPEIKLVDLDKLDNLPQINLPDEQQAFAIKRFDRDDGQRIHMEDFAQILVKYPHEKYTSANYEAIGKVIYNFSGDGLADTQQFARRLLVNILLANGDAHLKNWSFWYPDKTTPRLSPAYDIVTTNVYIENETQYALNLGKTKAWYVVTMAHFQTWADKSGIPWRAIKPHLDDTMAKARKLWPEALIGLPMDDSHKAGLRAHWGKLQSDFKIDVTK, encoded by the coding sequence GTGAGCTCGAATACAAAAGATGAAGTGCGTGTATTAGGACTCTCCATACATGGAGTGCTGATCGGGTATCTCGCAGGTTATAAAAATGGGCGCAATGTCTTGAGTATTTCGGATACATTCCAGAACACCCCTGAGCGCCCGACCTTCAGTCTGATCACTCACCCCAAGTTTCCGAATGCGGCCAAGATCATGGCAGAACCGTGGTCACGGAATCAGCGGCTGCATCCTGTTCTATCAAACTTGTTACCTGAGGGGGCCTTGCGTGAGTTGATAGCGCAGGGCTTGAAGGTGCATGTTGATAATGAGTTTTACATCTTCTCGTACCTTGGTAGAGATTTGCCAGGGGCTATTGAAGCCATACCCATGGAACCAGAGGATGTTCCTGAATATGTACTGAGCACACACGGAAAGGCCGCGGCGGTTAAATTCGATAACCTCGCCCAAAACAACAGATTTTCCTTGGCTGGCGTGCAAATGAAGTTTTCGATGAAGGAAAAGGATGGGCGTTACAATATATCCAAAGGTGGTGTGTTGGGTGATTGGATCATCAAAACACCTTCAACAAAGCATAAGTTTGTACCACTAAACGAATACACGGCCATGGCTCTTGCCGGGCTGGTTGGTGTTGATATTCCTGAGATCAAGCTTGTTGATCTCGATAAGCTTGATAATCTACCTCAAATTAATCTTCCAGATGAACAGCAAGCCTTTGCCATTAAGCGATTTGATCGTGATGACGGCCAGCGCATTCACATGGAAGACTTCGCGCAAATTCTGGTGAAGTATCCGCATGAAAAATACACTTCCGCAAATTATGAAGCTATCGGTAAAGTTATTTATAACTTTTCTGGTGACGGGCTAGCTGACACTCAACAGTTCGCAAGGCGGTTACTGGTGAATATTCTTTTGGCAAATGGTGATGCGCATCTCAAAAATTGGAGCTTTTGGTATCCAGACAAGACCACGCCACGTCTTTCTCCTGCGTACGATATCGTAACCACGAATGTCTATATCGAAAACGAGACACAATATGCGCTAAACCTTGGCAAAACTAAAGCGTGGTATGTGGTCACCATGGCTCATTTTCAAACCTGGGCGGATAAATCAGGTATCCCCTGGAGGGCAATCAAGCCGCACTTGGATGACACCATGGCTAAAGCCAGGAAATTGTGGCCTGAAGCCCTTATTGGACTACCAATGGATGACTCACACAAAGCCGGGCTTAGAGCGCATTGGGGAAAGCTTCAGAGCGACTTTAAGATTGATGTCACCAAATAA
- a CDS encoding substrate-binding domain-containing protein, translated as MHKYLITLLMLIFACQSQARDQIRIVGSSTVYPFASFVAEEFGSVSRYPTPIVESTGTGGGMKLFCSDNSMDSPDITNASRRIKIKELDLCHRNGVKNITEVMFGYDGIVIAQDKDNAEMPLSKLELLLAVAKKVPNKTNDGLIDNPYKYWNEINPKLPKREIKIYGPPVSSGTRDAFEEIVLQYQTEEMKVYRDAGLKGYRFIRTDGAFIPSGENDNLIVQKLTKDKMALGIFGYSFLAENSDSIKSVDIDSVTPTAANIANKSYPISRSLFFYIKNDHKETLPAMEEYVAMFMDEAIIGMDGLLTEIGLIPMDTDSIELNMTRVSENINVSQDELEKAAAAH; from the coding sequence ATGCACAAGTATCTCATCACTCTATTGATGTTGATTTTCGCCTGTCAAAGTCAGGCACGAGATCAAATCAGAATCGTCGGTAGTTCTACCGTCTATCCGTTTGCCAGTTTTGTGGCAGAAGAATTTGGCAGTGTGTCCAGATATCCAACGCCAATCGTGGAATCCACTGGCACCGGTGGCGGTATGAAGCTGTTCTGTTCAGACAACAGCATGGATTCACCGGATATCACCAATGCCAGCCGTCGCATTAAAATCAAAGAGCTGGATTTGTGTCACCGTAATGGTGTCAAAAATATCACTGAAGTCATGTTTGGCTATGATGGTATTGTTATTGCCCAGGACAAGGACAATGCAGAGATGCCGCTGTCCAAGCTTGAACTGTTGCTGGCTGTGGCGAAAAAAGTACCAAATAAAACCAATGACGGCTTAATCGACAACCCCTACAAATACTGGAACGAAATCAACCCGAAGCTGCCGAAACGGGAAATCAAAATATATGGACCACCGGTAAGCTCCGGTACCCGTGACGCATTCGAAGAAATCGTACTGCAATATCAAACAGAAGAAATGAAAGTCTACCGGGATGCCGGACTTAAAGGCTATCGTTTCATTCGCACCGATGGTGCATTTATACCAAGTGGTGAAAATGACAACTTGATCGTTCAGAAATTAACCAAGGACAAAATGGCTTTGGGTATCTTCGGCTATAGTTTCCTGGCTGAAAACTCCGACTCCATCAAAAGTGTGGATATTGACAGCGTTACGCCAACAGCAGCAAACATTGCCAACAAAAGCTACCCAATCTCCCGCAGCTTGTTCTTCTACATCAAAAACGACCATAAAGAAACATTGCCCGCGATGGAAGAATACGTCGCAATGTTTATGGATGAAGCCATTATCGGAATGGACGGCCTGTTGACTGAAATCGGTTTGATCCCGATGGATACCGATAGTATAGAGCTGAACATGACCCGAGTTTCAGAAAACATCAATGTCTCTCAAGATGAGCTTGAAAAAGCAGCTGCGGCGCATTAA
- a CDS encoding TonB-dependent receptor domain-containing protein: MSPLNVVRALLTVILISLTSGVSAEDNLFIFVFKNGVPQPQITVRVGDQQIDTNDFGLANFDLPAEHYEVGYYQGNELFAVTEVSLLNNLQSQIFLDLTSDSGAEVDLDLPLGSYQQDFEQAEVKEQTGPKGTLRLKVIDSEGNAPVTKVKLFFKGYSIDAATDENGVAEVELSEGSYDVSLIHPKYVMQVMRDIEIRADATSDQSATLTQADIVLDEYVVSAPFVEGSLASTFTDLKDSNVLGDAISSEQFSKSGDSSASGALKRVTGITIVDGKFVFVRGLGERYSTVLLNGLHIPSPEPTKRVVPLDIFPTGVIQSMNIQKTYSSDLPGTFGGGTVLINSKDIPKEDNFIQGSFSVSMNDYTKENVMVNTENDRPLPQIILDLSEDFGVLTQEVKLGDRVLAEGLTAEEKEQLNSAMVNYRDYGLHKKKLQPGKSISITTGQSFKTSNGLKYGFAGSIYHKTEAGSSEITQEEYEFNQDSGEILHTESNSFNVTKLSEKYGGLFSFGLDNLDGQKVKYTFLRLNQNDDVNNVGVEDELIEDRISQRTFLQYTEKTLTSHQFNGEHHFSGFLPESWDSKHDGYFDDVVISWGAETADATRLEPGTFEYEYKEANDQFLLDAKKLFYLYSDLEDEVDNYRVDLKLPFRLNGRDNYTQIGWFDYEKARTLDNRRFKIKYSNTRDPSLIDEALTQVNVDNGTIDILDSYKPDDFYTAEQTVTAYYINQLISPINALDINFGARMEESTQSLQVGAEQEASELETDDVLPFLGATYRFDDEHQLRLGASQTLSRPDFREFSPNRFKDPLTGNIIFGYDKLEPTEITNFDIKYEWFPSFDEFISFGLFAKKFTNPIETVRTVADVDIEISYRNAKSAESFGFETGFRKNLSPYWEQLENFFMGGNFAYIKSEIELDKDSPENENDQFIPFLTSENRPMQGQSPYVVNFQFGYDNFFTRRSATLLYNVYGKRISSLGINGNPDIYEQPFHRLDFVLKWGLNDTYDEQEKRIGYTLTFKVKNLLDSEIEEMQGEETTTSIEPGREYSLTFSMKY, from the coding sequence ATGAGCCCATTGAATGTCGTTAGAGCGCTCCTCACTGTAATCCTGATCAGTCTCACCTCAGGCGTCAGTGCGGAAGATAATCTGTTTATATTCGTATTTAAAAATGGTGTGCCACAACCGCAAATTACCGTGCGGGTCGGTGATCAACAAATCGATACCAATGACTTTGGTCTGGCGAATTTTGATTTGCCCGCAGAGCATTATGAGGTCGGTTACTATCAAGGCAATGAGCTGTTCGCCGTGACCGAAGTCAGCCTGTTGAACAATTTGCAGAGCCAGATTTTCCTGGATCTTACTTCAGACAGTGGCGCAGAGGTTGATCTGGATTTGCCGCTGGGAAGCTATCAGCAGGACTTCGAGCAAGCTGAAGTCAAAGAACAGACGGGCCCCAAAGGCACCCTGCGACTGAAAGTCATCGACAGTGAGGGCAACGCCCCCGTCACCAAGGTCAAACTGTTCTTCAAAGGCTACAGCATTGACGCCGCCACCGATGAAAACGGGGTTGCCGAAGTGGAGCTTTCCGAAGGCAGCTACGATGTCTCCCTGATTCATCCAAAATATGTTATGCAGGTCATGCGTGATATTGAAATCCGTGCGGATGCCACAAGTGATCAAAGTGCCACACTGACTCAGGCGGATATCGTACTGGATGAATATGTGGTGAGCGCGCCCTTTGTTGAAGGCAGTCTCGCCTCCACTTTCACCGACCTGAAAGACAGCAATGTGCTGGGTGATGCGATCTCCAGCGAACAATTCAGCAAGTCCGGCGACTCATCCGCATCCGGAGCCCTTAAACGCGTAACCGGCATCACCATCGTCGATGGCAAATTTGTTTTCGTCCGGGGCCTGGGTGAACGCTACAGTACGGTGTTGCTGAACGGCTTGCACATCCCCTCTCCTGAGCCGACCAAGCGGGTCGTGCCACTGGATATCTTTCCGACCGGCGTTATCCAGAGTATGAATATTCAAAAAACCTATTCCAGTGACCTGCCCGGCACATTCGGCGGCGGTACGGTGTTGATTAACAGTAAGGATATCCCGAAAGAAGATAACTTTATTCAGGGTTCTTTCAGTGTCAGCATGAATGACTACACCAAAGAAAATGTCATGGTCAACACCGAGAATGACCGCCCTCTACCCCAGATTATCCTCGATCTCAGTGAGGATTTCGGAGTGCTGACGCAAGAGGTGAAACTCGGGGATCGTGTACTGGCAGAAGGCTTGACGGCGGAAGAGAAAGAACAGCTGAACTCTGCCATGGTCAACTACCGCGACTACGGTTTACACAAGAAAAAGCTGCAACCCGGCAAGAGCATTTCCATTACCACCGGACAGAGCTTCAAAACCAGTAACGGCTTGAAATACGGCTTCGCCGGTTCGATTTACCATAAGACCGAAGCAGGCTCCTCGGAAATTACCCAGGAAGAGTATGAATTCAATCAGGATTCAGGCGAGATACTGCACACCGAATCCAACAGTTTTAACGTCACCAAACTATCCGAGAAGTACGGTGGCCTGTTCAGCTTTGGCCTGGATAATCTCGATGGGCAGAAAGTGAAGTACACCTTTCTGCGCCTTAATCAGAATGACGACGTTAACAACGTGGGTGTCGAGGACGAATTGATTGAAGACCGGATCAGCCAACGCACCTTTTTGCAGTACACGGAAAAGACACTGACCAGCCACCAATTCAACGGTGAACATCACTTTTCAGGCTTCCTGCCAGAATCCTGGGACAGCAAGCATGATGGCTACTTCGATGATGTGGTGATCAGCTGGGGTGCCGAAACCGCGGATGCAACCCGCCTCGAACCGGGCACCTTTGAATACGAATATAAAGAAGCCAATGACCAATTTTTGCTGGATGCGAAAAAGTTATTTTACCTCTATTCCGATCTGGAAGATGAAGTGGACAACTATCGCGTCGACCTGAAACTGCCCTTTCGTTTGAATGGCCGGGACAACTATACCCAAATCGGCTGGTTTGACTATGAGAAAGCGCGAACGCTGGACAACAGACGCTTCAAAATAAAGTACTCCAACACCCGGGATCCCAGCCTGATCGACGAAGCGCTGACCCAGGTTAATGTCGATAACGGTACTATCGATATCTTGGACTCTTACAAACCTGATGATTTTTATACTGCGGAACAAACGGTTACAGCGTATTACATCAATCAGTTGATCTCCCCTATCAATGCCCTCGATATCAATTTCGGTGCACGTATGGAAGAATCAACGCAATCACTTCAGGTGGGCGCTGAGCAGGAAGCCTCAGAGCTGGAAACCGATGATGTTTTACCCTTCCTCGGGGCGACCTATCGCTTTGACGACGAGCATCAATTGCGCCTCGGAGCCAGCCAGACGCTGAGTCGTCCGGATTTCCGGGAGTTCAGTCCTAACCGGTTCAAAGACCCGCTCACCGGCAATATTATTTTCGGTTATGACAAACTGGAACCGACTGAAATCACCAACTTTGATATCAAATATGAATGGTTCCCGAGCTTTGATGAATTTATCTCCTTCGGCTTGTTTGCGAAGAAGTTCACCAACCCCATCGAAACTGTTCGAACCGTTGCCGACGTGGATATCGAAATCTCCTACCGCAATGCCAAAAGCGCTGAAAGTTTTGGTTTCGAAACCGGGTTCCGGAAGAACCTCTCCCCCTATTGGGAACAGCTCGAAAACTTCTTTATGGGCGGTAACTTCGCTTATATCAAATCCGAGATTGAACTGGATAAAGACTCACCGGAAAACGAAAACGATCAGTTTATCCCGTTCCTGACCAGTGAGAATCGCCCGATGCAAGGTCAGTCTCCGTATGTGGTGAACTTCCAGTTTGGTTATGACAATTTCTTCACCCGTCGCAGCGCGACTTTGCTTTATAACGTTTACGGAAAACGCATCTCCAGCCTGGGCATCAATGGTAATCCGGATATTTATGAACAACCGTTCCACCGCCTTGATTTTGTGCTCAAGTGGGGGTTGAACGATACCTACGATGAACAGGAAAAACGTATCGGCTATACCCTGACGTTCAAAGTGAAAAACCTGCTGGATAGCGAAATCGAAGAAATGCAGGGTGAGGAAACCACCACCAGCATCGAGCCTGGGCGGGAATACAGTTTGACCTTTTCGATGAAGTACTAG
- a CDS encoding tetratricopeptide repeat protein, which translates to MKIPPIKPILMASALIAAVSAQAEQNGQEKIDYVQLGATLLQDGYVQRAKTVLEKVDIRKPDFDYVTYYTLKGVMNHELGYPLVSNRFLEHAIALGQSKKSIYLYIARNHWQDLNYTGVIEALDKAGEAATNSEQMFAIKAEAYKQLGQMKQAWATLDAGIAHFPDYARFYSQKFYYLLELGYFQTALEYAQHYLQKQNYSAKDYLAMAFALRENNRLMDAAVLLEEGVIKHPADDKLLEMLGQVYIDQEQYLIAALVMDWASIQFPRFAHRAATLYLKAGDPIRSLQLNRRIGDQKEKFQQRLGIDIELEDYESLVAKTESLKRYDLLKDDNIVYALGYAHFMIRNFDTAKQYLQRINDNQLFTQASQLFQQIEKCQDEPIECR; encoded by the coding sequence ATGAAAATACCACCGATCAAACCGATTCTTATGGCCAGCGCACTCATCGCAGCAGTGAGTGCCCAGGCCGAGCAAAACGGTCAGGAAAAAATAGACTATGTCCAGCTGGGTGCGACACTGTTGCAGGACGGCTACGTGCAGCGGGCTAAAACCGTTCTTGAAAAGGTCGACATTCGCAAACCTGATTTTGACTATGTGACTTACTACACCTTGAAAGGTGTCATGAACCACGAATTGGGTTATCCGCTGGTATCCAACCGCTTCCTGGAACATGCAATCGCGCTGGGGCAAAGCAAAAAGTCGATTTATCTCTACATTGCCCGAAATCACTGGCAGGATTTGAATTACACCGGCGTGATTGAAGCTCTGGACAAAGCGGGAGAGGCTGCAACCAACAGCGAGCAGATGTTCGCGATAAAAGCCGAGGCCTATAAACAGCTGGGCCAGATGAAGCAGGCCTGGGCCACTTTGGATGCAGGCATCGCACACTTCCCCGATTATGCCCGTTTTTACAGTCAGAAATTTTATTACCTGCTGGAACTTGGCTATTTTCAAACTGCGCTGGAATATGCACAGCACTACCTGCAAAAACAGAACTATTCTGCCAAAGACTATCTCGCCATGGCGTTTGCATTGCGGGAAAACAATCGATTAATGGATGCCGCAGTATTACTCGAAGAAGGTGTCATCAAACATCCCGCCGATGACAAATTATTGGAAATGCTGGGACAGGTCTATATCGACCAGGAACAATACCTGATCGCCGCACTGGTGATGGATTGGGCATCGATCCAGTTTCCCCGTTTTGCCCACCGTGCCGCGACACTCTACCTCAAGGCCGGTGACCCGATTCGGTCTCTGCAGTTAAATCGACGGATCGGAGATCAAAAAGAGAAGTTTCAACAACGGCTCGGTATTGATATCGAACTGGAAGACTATGAATCACTTGTGGCCAAAACAGAGTCCCTGAAGCGCTACGATTTACTCAAGGACGACAACATTGTTTATGCCCTGGGCTATGCCCATTTCATGATCCGTAATTTTGACACCGCCAAGCAATATCTGCAGCGGATCAACGATAACCAACTGTTTACCCAAGCCTCGCAATTATTTCAGCAAATAGAGAAGTGTCAGGATGAGCCCATTGAATGTCGTTAG